A genomic stretch from Poecilia reticulata strain Guanapo linkage group LG20, Guppy_female_1.0+MT, whole genome shotgun sequence includes:
- the arhgap29a gene encoding rho GTPase-activating protein 29 isoform X2, protein MGDVENGSVLGLPLTKRSRSSENLSVESGGSGPEKDDPPGPSPPVRLEEVDKTLQRQDSGVESVLLYAKAWSKYTKELLAWVEKRISADVECAKSYAKMAETAKTLASQQEFMPFRETYMAAFKNDIEYSQLVLQTAAILQSNKFVQPLLGRKNELDKLRREVKEQWQREQKKMQEADSALRKARLLQAQRQEEYEKAKVSTSRLEEEQSAGGGGGGAGTAAAKQLEKRRRLEEEALQKAEEAREHCKTCQIDVSVKRVDLANTKSEIITQIREMVSQCDLTLKAVTVNWFQLQQAQVVSLPVNHQSLCENAKQYEPGQRYIEFARSLPTNGPRLESHSLDSPVTHNAWLPSNKRSLSGSHSSHSNLSQTSVTSDVVGGEDVDGHSNTHHAKIAERRSNGGTDIQALRIQGPFRPWGSANQGGGMCSDSESAGGSSESRSMDSPTASPGDFKRRLPRTPSTGTMSSADDLDDREPPSPLDNGLSEMMMETASSPGPFRNTQMSKAAQTHKLRKLRAPSKCRECDSLVVFHGAECEECSLTCHKKCLETLAIQCGHKKLQGRLHLFGIDFTQAAKNTPDGIPFIIRKCTSEIENRALNIKGIYRVNGAKSRVEKLCQAFENGKDLVELSELYPHDISNVLKLYLRQLPEPLILFRYYNDFIGLAKESQRITVEELEAQRLNAGAVTAAQVSVELNRVLFKIKDLLRQLPPAHYKTLQFLIEHLHRVTECSEENKMTASNLGIIFGPTLIKPRQADADVSLSSLVDYPYQALMVELLIRHYQMIFDTPLSPLRGTSPTEADSHSRLSQQEKEQLSRHSKSLGDIKEQSSKVFKRHSSIIPSSHLLAEVQEAMPSLDGNDFEPGDEVDSATLNGMLSSSVPEIAKPSEKGLCRSQYVTVSRVLLRHPRNKLVSRPMSMPAERVLGQGQVDENNTRNSANWENKKGGGCSQSIEEVDETEGSKLRAGAHYRSTFIDTQTLRRTWDKQYKYDVASRAARLAASTPSEGSALDASGLSASVPASLNHGSAGSTINTIYPNRPYTVAVRPSRTLKREENVSRNNTMATVFRAPRTLQPPPGTFYKPPSGSKAKGQQNCKLANSAEEDDDEEEEEEEEDDDDEEDEEEEELGIEIEVSVDEPLEEVDQAAMSHSPSSSPEEMGQNQTKPVYQRLRPRRLQEVEHREAHFV, encoded by the exons ATGGGAGATGTAGAGAATGGATCAGTGTTGGGGCTCCCCCTGACTAAGAGAAGCAGG tccTCTGAGAACCTCTCTGTGGAATCTGGAGGATCCGGTCCTGAGAAAGATGATCCGCCAG GGCCGTCTCCACCGGTTCGGCTTGAAGAGGTGGACAAGACGCTGCAGCGGCAGGACAGCGGAGTGGAGTCTGTGCTGCTCTACGCCAAGGCGTGGTCCAAGTACACCAAGGAACTCCTGGCATGGGTGGAGAAGAGGATCAGCGCGG ATGTCGAGTGTGCCAAAAGTTACGCCAAGATGGCCGAAACTGCCAAGACTCTCGCGAGTCAGCAG GAGTTCATGCCGTTCCGTGAAACGTACATGGCCGCTTTCAAAAACGATATTGAATACAGCCAGCTGGTACTTCAAACCGCAGCAATACTCCAAAGCAACAAGTTTGTTCAG cCTCTCCTGGGTAGAAAGAATGAGCTGGACAAACTACGGAGAGAGGTCAAAGAGCAGTGGCAGagagagcaaaagaaaatg CAAGAGGCAGACAGCGCTCTGAGGAAAGCCCGGCTGCTGCAGGCCCAGCGGCAGGAAGAGTACGAGAAGGCCAAGGTGAGCACCAGCCGCCTGGAGGAGGAGCAgtctgcaggaggaggaggaggaggagcaggcacagctgcagccaagcagCTGGAAAAGAGGCGCAGGCTGGAGGAGGAGGCCCTGCAGAAG GCCGAGGAGGCCAGGGAGCACTGCAAAACTTGTCAAATCGACGTGAGCGTGAAGAGAGTGGACCTGGCCAACACCAAGAGTGAGATCATCACTCAGATCAGAGAAATGGTCTCCCAGTGTGACCTCACCCTCAAGGCC GTGACCGTCAACTGgttccagctgcagcaggccCAGGTTGTGTCTTTACCCGTCAACCACCAGAGCCTGTGCGAGAACGCCAAGCAGTACGAGCCGGGCCAGCGTTACATCGAGTTTGCCCGGAGCCTGCCGACCAACGGGCCCCGCCTGGAGTCGCACTCGCTGGATTCGCCTGTCACCCACAACGCCTG GTTGCCTTCAAACAAGCGCTCACTAAGTGGGAGCCACTCCTCCCACAGCAACCTGTCGCAGACATCCGTCACCTCCGACGTGGTGGGTGGAGAAGACGTGGACGGTCACAGCAACACCCACCACGCTAAGATCGCAGAGAGACGCTCCAATGGTGGCACCGACATACAAG CACTTCGAATTCAGGGTCCCTTCCGCCCctggggttcagccaatcagggcGGTGGGATGTGCAGCGACTCGGAAAGCGCCGGAGGGAGCAGCGAATCGCGCTCCATGGACTCGCCCACTGCAAGTCCAG GGGATTTCAAGAGAAGGTTGCCAAGAACTCCCTCTACGGGAACCATGTCGTCTGCTGATGACCTGGACGATCGAGAGCCTCCCTCACCGCTGGATAACG GTTTAAGTGAGATGATGATGGAGACGGCCAGCTCCCCGGGGCCGTTCAGAAACACCCAGATGTCCAAAGCAGCTCAGACCCACAAGCTAAGGAAGCTCCGCGCGCCCTCCAAATGCAGAGAATGCGACAGCCTGGTGGTGTTTCACGGAGCCGAGTGTGAGGAG TGTTCGTTGACCTGCCACAAGAAGTGCCTGGAAACGCTGGCCATCCAGTGTGGCCATAAGAAGCTCCAGGGCAGGCTTCACCTGTTCGGCATCGACTTCACACAAGCGGCCAAGAACACTCCCGACGGCATTCCCTTCATCATCCGGAAATGCACATCTGAAATCGAGAACAGGGCACTCAACATCAAG GGGATCTACCGCGTGAACGGTGCCAAGTCCCGGGTGGAGAAGCTGTGCCAGGCGTTTGAGAACGGCAAAGACCTGGTGGAGCTGTCCGAGCTCTACCCCCACGACATTAGCAACGTGCTCAAGTTGTACCTGAGACAG CTTCCAGAGCCGCTCATCTTGTTCCGTTACTACAACGACTTCATCGGTTTGGCAAAGGAAAGCCAGCGCATCACCGTGGAAGAACTCGAAGCCCAGCGGCTCAATGCTGGCGCTGTTACGGCGGCCCAGGTCAGCGTGGAGCTCAACAGGGTGTTGTTCAAAATCAAGGATCTGCTGAGACAGCTGCCTCCAGCGCATTACAAGACGCTGCAGTTCCTCATAGAGCATCTTCACAG GGTGACTGAGTGTTCAGAGGAAAACAAGATGACGGCTAGCAACCTCGGGATCATCTTCGGCCCAACGCTGATCAAGCCGAGGCAGGCGGACGCCGACGTCTCCCTTTCCTCTCTGGTGGATTATCCATACCAGGCACTCATGGTGGAGCTCCTCATCCGACACTACCAGATGATCTTTGACACCCCACTCAGCCCTCTGCGTGGCACCTCCCCCACAGAGGCGGATTCTCATTCTCGCCTCAGCCAGCAGGAGAAGGAGCAGCTGAGCAGGCACTCGAAGTCACTGGGAGACATTAAGGAG CAGAGCTCAAAGGTGTTTAAGAGACATTCCTCCATAATACCGTCTTCGCACTTATTAGCTGAGGTTCAGGAGGCTATGCCATCCCTCGATGGAAATGACTTTGAACCTG GCGACGAGGTGGACTCGGCGACCCTGAATGGGATGTTGTCATCGAGTGTCCCTGAGATCGCAAAACCCAGCGAGAAGGGTCTGTGCCGCTCACAGTACGTCACGGTCAGCAGGGTTCTGCTTCGACACCCTCGCAACAAACTGGTTTCCCGGCCGATGAGCATGCCGGCCGAGCGGGTTCTCGGCCAGGGCCAGGTGGACGAGAACAACACCCGGAACAGCGCCAACTGGGAGAACAAGAAGGGAGGCGGCTGCAGCCAGTCCATCGAAGAGGTGGACGAGACAGAGGGCTCCAAACTGCGAGCCGGCGCGCATTACCGGAGCACCTTCATCGACACGCAGACGCTACGGAGAACGTGGGACAAACAGTACAAGTACGACGTGGCGTCCAGAGCCGCCAGACTGGCAGCCAGCACTCCTTCGGAGGGATCCGCGCTGGACGCCAGCGGCTTGTCGGCTTCTGTGCCGGCGTCCTTAAACCACGGGTCAGCAGGGAGCACCATCAACACCATCTACCCTAACAGACCTTACACAGTGGCGGTGCGACCCAGCAGGACTTTAAAGAGGGAGGAGAACGTGTCAAGGAACAACACGATGGCGACAGTTTTTAGAGCGCCGAGGACTCTTCAGCCTCCGCCAGGAACTTTCTACAAGCCTCCCTCAGGGAGCAAAGCTAAAGGGCAGCAGAACTGTAAGCTAGCTAACAGCGCAGAGGAGGATGatgacgaagaagaagaagaggaggaggaggatgacgacgatgaggaggacgaggaagaggaggaactcGGAATTGAGATAGAAGTTTCAGTCGATGAACCTCTTGAGGAAGTCGACCAGGCAGCCATGTCTCATTCTCCCAGCTCCAGCCCTGAAGAAATGGGTCAAAACCAGACGAAACCTGTATACCAGAGACTGAGGCCCAGGCGTCTTCAAGAGGTAGAACACAGAGAGGCTCATTTCGTCTGA